From a single Nicotiana tabacum cultivar K326 chromosome 8, ASM71507v2, whole genome shotgun sequence genomic region:
- the LOC107829960 gene encoding thioredoxin-like 1-2, chloroplastic translates to MACALNTGLYVCGPCFNSRATKMSLSHCSSNATLQLKGLASREFLSKPLDYASVHSHWNVAFPQPICVNEQESICVDSGKRWWEKSHKPNMVDINSAQQLVDLLLKAGDRLVIIDFYSPGCGGCKPLHPKICQLAESNPNAIFLKVNYEERRTICNALNIPVLPFFRFYRGAQGKVCSFSCTNATIKKFKDALAKYGKDRCSLGPARGLDESELLALASIGELSRNDCTRKDIFQESAFTGVVYSTLEVKEGTDFVMA, encoded by the exons ATGGCTTGTGCTTTAAATACTGGTTTATATGTTTGTGGCCCCTGTTTCAACTCCAGAGCCACCAAAATGTCTCTTAGTCATTGTTCTTCAAATGCTACTCTGCAACTTAAAGGTTTAGCATCCAGAGAATTTCTAAGCAAACCCTTGGATTATGCATCAGTTCATAGCCATTGGAATGTTGCATTTCCACAACCCATTTGTGTCAAT GAACAAGAATCAATATGTGTTGACAGTGGTAAGAGATGGTGGGAGAAGAGCCATAAACCCAACATGGTAGATATTAATTCAGCACAACAACTTgttgatttattattaaaagCTGGTGATAGATTGGTCATAATTGACTTCTATTCTCCTGGCTGTGGAGGTTGCAAGCCTTTACATCCTAAG ATTTGTCAGTTAGCTGAATCAAACCCCAATGCCATATTCCTCAAAGTAAACTATGAAGAACGGAGAACCATTTGCAATGCTCTTAATATACCTGTCTTACCCTTCTTCAGATTCTATAGGGGTGCACAAGGCAAAGTTTGTAGTTTCAGCTGTACCAATGCAACA ataaagaaATTCAAAGATGCATTAGCAAAGTATGGGAAAGATCGATGTAGCCTTGGTCCAGCAAGAGGTTTAGATGAATCTGAGCTTTTAGCCTTAGCCTCAATTGGAGAACTATCAAGAAACGATTGTACAAGGAAAGATATATTTCAAGAATCAGCCTTTACAGGAGTAGTATATAGCACTTTGGAGGTAAAAGAAGGTACAGATTTTGTGATGGCCTAG